Proteins found in one Quercus robur chromosome 2, dhQueRobu3.1, whole genome shotgun sequence genomic segment:
- the LOC126707937 gene encoding protein ALP1-like, translating to MKDNNSKKRQRKLEDEGAEAEDGDSDKELNMNNNNKKKTKNNNTRKKKTTTKDLKGILTSYILLEEEEKQEQEELDRDANEERLFIDSNHRKKTKQMVDYYYSNIQDYCTEVDQTSRKKSRLSFAVTGAVASAAAAVAASGDEKAVSNLRSESTHRRLWVKDRSNAWWDECNSPDFPEEEFKKAFRMGRATFDSICEELNSVIAKEDTTLRNAIPVKQRVAVCLWRLATGDPLRLVSKRFGLGISTCHKLVLEVCSAIRTVLMPKYLQWPDENAVRKIKEEFESISGIPNVVGSMYTTHIPIIAPKVSVAAYFNRRHTERNQKTSYSITVQGVVDPKGVFSDVCIGWPGSMPDDQVLEKSALYHRANGGLLKGVWIVGNSGYPLLDWVLVPYTHPNLTWPQNAFNEKIGEIQRVAKDAFARLKGRWCCLQKRTEVKLQDLPVVLGACCVLHNICELRNEEMDPEFRFELVDDEMVPEQAVRSNASTKARDAIAHNILHHGIGGTRFV from the coding sequence ATGAAAGACAACAACTCCAAGAAGCGGCAGAGAAAGCTCGAAGATGAGGGAGCTGAAGCTGAAGATGGAGACAGTGACAAAGAACTCAACATGAACAACAACAataagaagaagacgaagaataACAATACTAGGAAGAAGAAGACGACGACTAAGGATTTGAAGGGTATTCTTACTTCCTATATTTTAttagaagaagaggaaaaacaGGAGCAAGAAGAACTGGACAGAGACGCCAATGAAGAGAGGCTCTTCATCGATTCAAACCACAGGAAGAAAACCAAACAAATGGTCGACTACTACTACTCCAACATCCAAGACTATTGCACCGAAGTCGACCAAACCTCACGTAAAAAATCCCGCCTTTCTTTCGCTGTAACTGGCGCTGTTGcctccgccgccgccgctgTTGCCGCCTCCGGCGACGAAAAGGCCGTCTCGAACCTCCGGAGCGAAAGTACCCATCGAAGGTTGTGGGTCAAAGACAGGTCGAACGCGTGGTGGGACGAGTGTAACAGTCCGGATTTCCCAGAAGAAGAGTTCAAGAAAGCGTTTCGAATGGGTCGAGCCACGTTCGATTCGATTTGCGAGGAGCTCAATTCGGTGATAGCCAAGGAAGACACCACTCTCCGCAATGCGATTCCGGTGAAACAAAGGGTCGCCGTTTGTTTATGGAGGCTAGCCACCGGGGACCCACTTCGGCTCGTGTCCAAACGTTTCGGCCTAGGCATCTCGACTTGTCATAAACTGGTTCTCGAGGTTTGTTCCGCTATTCGAACGGTGTTAATGCCTAAGTATTTGCAATGGCCCGATGAGAATGCGGTGAGAAAAATTAAAGAGGAGTTCGAGTCGATTTCGGGGATTCCAAACGTTGTCGGGTCGATGTACACGACACACATACCTATTATAGCGCCTAAGGTAAGTGTTGCTGCTTACTTTAATAGGAGACATACTGAGAGGAACCAAAAAACCTCGTATTCGATTACGGTTCAAGGTGTTGTGGACCCCAAAGGGGTATTTAGTGACGTGTGCATTGGATGGCCTGGATCGATGCCTGATGATCAGGTGCTTGAGAAAAGTGCGCTTTATCATAGAGCAAATGGGGGGCTTTTAAAGGGTGTTTGGATTGTTGGGAATTCTGGGTACCCTTTGTTGGATTGGGTTTTGGTGCCTTATACACATCCTAATCTGACTTGGCCTCAGAATGCGTTTAATGAGAAGATTGGGGAGATTCAAAGGGTGGCTAAGGATGCATTTGCTAGATTGAAAGGGAGGTGGTGTTGTTTGCAAAAGAGGACTGAGGTGAAACTACAAGACTTGCCTGTGGTGCTTGGGGCTTGTTGTGTTTTGCATAATATTTGTGAGTTGAGGAATGAGGAAATGGATCCGGAGTTTCGGTTTGAGCTTGTTGATGATGAGATGGTTCCAGAACAGGCTGTGAGATCGAATGCGTCAACCAAGGCTAGGGATGCCATTGCTCATAATATTTTGCATCATGGAATTGGAGGCACTCGGTTTGTGTAG